The Proteus vulgaris genome has a segment encoding these proteins:
- the zapA_1 gene encoding Z-ring-associated protein, whose translation MSAQPVELQIFGRSLRVNCPPEQKDALLASAAELEQRLQDLKERSGVSNTEHLIFIVALNMSHELAEEKLKTRDYAYNMEEKIKMLQQSIEQALHDQGKHHDRTFSTAK comes from the coding sequence ATGTCCGCACAACCCGTTGAACTTCAAATTTTTGGGCGATCATTACGTGTCAATTGCCCACCAGAACAAAAAGATGCTTTACTGGCTTCTGCTGCTGAACTTGAACAACGATTACAAGATCTCAAAGAACGCAGTGGTGTTTCCAATACAGAGCACTTAATTTTTATCGTGGCATTAAATATGAGTCATGAGTTGGCAGAAGAAAAGTTAAAAACCAGAGACTATGCCTACAACATGGAAGAGAAGATAAAAATGCTACAACAATCTATTGAACAAGCTTTACACGATCAAGGCAAGCACCATGATCGCACTTTTTCAACTGCGAAGTAG
- the ubiH gene encoding 2-octaprenyl-6-methoxyphenyl hydroxylase, translating into MNVIIVGGGMAGATLALALSALNKGNISISLIEAREPDHGHPGFDARAIALAHGTAKRLSQIGLWSILKPFVTPINHVHVSDRGHSGFVNIYAQDYDISALGYVIELHDAGRQLFAKLKKQSNITLYCPTKVEHVQRNIDCVEVTLDNGTQLTGNLLIAADGTNSPIGHQCHIQWQREPYHQVAVIANVKTEIDPEGKAFERFTEFGPLAMLPMSEGRSSLVWCHPIDKWDEISQWNDETTIAHLQRDFGWRLGKIEHIGKRNCYPLALQKANQIISHRLALVGNASQTLHPIAGQGFNLGLRDVMTLANTITQAINTDKDIGSYRVLSQYQQLRQQDREKTISITDGLVKVFANRCVPLVVSRNLGLMTMELLPMMRNKLAHQTLGWTD; encoded by the coding sequence ATGAATGTGATTATTGTGGGTGGTGGAATGGCGGGTGCAACATTAGCACTGGCACTTTCTGCATTAAACAAAGGCAATATTTCAATTTCGTTAATTGAAGCAAGAGAGCCTGATCATGGGCATCCTGGATTTGATGCAAGAGCGATTGCATTAGCCCATGGAACAGCAAAGCGTTTATCACAGATTGGGCTTTGGTCAATATTAAAACCTTTTGTTACTCCCATTAATCATGTTCATGTCTCAGATAGAGGCCACAGTGGTTTTGTTAATATTTATGCACAAGACTATGATATATCCGCACTGGGTTATGTGATTGAGTTGCATGACGCTGGAAGGCAACTTTTTGCTAAATTAAAAAAACAATCTAATATCACGCTTTATTGCCCCACTAAAGTTGAACACGTTCAACGTAATATAGACTGCGTTGAGGTTACACTTGATAATGGTACGCAATTAACGGGGAATTTACTGATTGCTGCGGATGGTACTAACTCGCCAATTGGTCATCAATGCCATATTCAATGGCAACGTGAGCCTTATCATCAAGTTGCCGTGATTGCTAATGTCAAAACAGAAATAGACCCAGAGGGAAAAGCCTTTGAGCGTTTTACGGAGTTTGGCCCATTAGCAATGTTACCGATGAGTGAAGGGCGTAGTTCATTAGTGTGGTGTCACCCCATTGATAAATGGGATGAAATTTCACAGTGGAATGATGAAACGACCATTGCACATTTACAGCGTGATTTTGGCTGGCGGTTAGGAAAAATAGAGCATATCGGTAAACGGAATTGCTATCCTTTAGCACTGCAAAAAGCCAATCAAATTATTAGCCATCGTTTAGCCTTAGTGGGCAATGCATCACAAACACTCCATCCTATTGCAGGACAAGGTTTTAACCTCGGTTTACGCGATGTGATGACGTTGGCAAATACGATTACTCAAGCGATTAATACCGATAAAGATATTGGTAGTTATCGAGTGCTCTCTCAATATCAGCAACTTCGCCAACAAGATAGAGAAAAAACCATTTCCATTACAGATGGATTGGTGAAAGTGTTTGCTAATCGTTGTGTGCCACTGGTTGTTTCTCGCAACTTAGGGTTAATGACGATGGAATTGCTCCCAATGATGAGAAATAAATTGGCGCATCAAACACTGGGCTGGACAGACTAG
- the pepP gene encoding proline aminopeptidase P II, protein MNKQEFLSRRQALLAQMKPASAAIFFAAPPAQRNADSEYPYRQHSDFLYLTGFSEPEALLVLIKSDETHNHSVLFNRVRDLTAEIWFGRRLGQEAAPEKLGVDKALPYEDVGEQLYQLLNGLDVVYHAQGEYAFADEIVFNALETLRKGSRRNLKAPQTIIDWRPLVHEQRLFKSDFELELLRKAGKITALAHTRAMQKCQPGMYEYQLQGEIEHEFVSHGARFPSYNSIVGSGENGCILHYTENETKMRDGDLVLIDAGCEYEGYAGDITRTFPVNGKFSRQQREIYDIVLKSINVSLELYKPGTSIKEVTEHVVYIMVEGLVKLGIMHGEIEHLIETKAYQRFFMHSLSHWLGLDVHDVGHYGADRDRILEPGMVLTIEPGLYIAPDADVPQEYRGIGIRIEDDIVITETGNENLTASVVKDPDEIEALMAGKI, encoded by the coding sequence ATGAATAAGCAAGAATTTTTATCCCGTCGTCAGGCATTATTAGCACAAATGAAGCCTGCGAGTGCAGCTATCTTTTTTGCTGCACCACCAGCGCAACGTAATGCTGATAGTGAGTATCCTTATCGCCAGCATAGTGATTTCCTTTATCTAACCGGTTTTAGTGAGCCTGAAGCGCTTCTCGTGCTGATTAAAAGTGATGAAACACATAATCATAGTGTGCTCTTTAATCGCGTAAGAGATTTAACGGCTGAAATCTGGTTTGGCCGTCGACTTGGACAAGAAGCTGCACCTGAAAAACTAGGTGTTGATAAGGCTCTTCCTTATGAAGATGTTGGTGAGCAACTTTACCAATTATTAAACGGGTTAGATGTTGTTTATCATGCTCAGGGCGAATATGCATTTGCTGATGAAATCGTTTTTAATGCATTAGAAACGTTAAGAAAAGGCTCTCGTCGGAATTTAAAAGCACCTCAAACTATTATTGATTGGCGTCCTCTTGTTCATGAACAACGTTTGTTTAAATCTGACTTTGAACTTGAATTATTGCGTAAAGCAGGGAAAATTACAGCATTAGCACATACACGTGCGATGCAAAAATGTCAGCCGGGTATGTATGAATATCAACTTCAAGGTGAAATTGAGCATGAATTTGTTTCTCATGGTGCCCGTTTCCCTTCGTATAACAGTATTGTAGGTAGTGGTGAAAATGGTTGTATTTTGCACTATACCGAAAATGAAACCAAAATGCGCGATGGGGATTTAGTACTCATTGATGCAGGATGTGAATATGAAGGTTATGCAGGTGATATCACCCGAACTTTTCCTGTGAATGGGAAATTTAGCCGTCAACAACGTGAAATTTATGACATTGTCTTAAAATCTATCAATGTGTCTTTGGAATTGTATAAACCGGGGACAAGCATCAAAGAAGTCACTGAGCATGTCGTGTATATCATGGTCGAAGGACTGGTTAAACTGGGCATTATGCACGGTGAAATCGAACATCTTATTGAAACAAAAGCCTATCAGCGTTTCTTTATGCATAGCCTAAGCCACTGGTTAGGCCTTGATGTTCATGATGTTGGACATTATGGCGCAGACCGTGACCGCATTTTAGAACCAGGCATGGTACTGACTATCGAACCAGGACTGTATATCGCGCCAGATGCCGATGTGCCACAAGAGTATCGTGGTATTGGTATTCGTATTGAAGATGACATTGTGATTACGGAAACTGGTAACGAAAACTTAACGGCATCTGTCGTCAAAGATCCTGATGAAATTGAAGCTCTGATGGCAGGAAAAATTTAA
- the ygfA gene encoding 5-formyltetrahydrofolate cyclo ligase, with product MPHTSLFQQRDEIRKTIRQKRRLLTSQQQQQAAHQLCERVLSHPKIQQAHTLALFLSFDGEIDTSYLISQLWALEKQICLPVLHPFHRYHLLFLRYTPTTVLVKNRFAISEPPLNVNAVIPPSEIDIIFTPLVAFDAQGQRLGMGGGFYDRTLENWQQKSFYPIGLAHTCQQVEHLPIANWDVPLPEIITPEKIWHF from the coding sequence ATGCCCCATACTTCACTATTTCAGCAAAGAGATGAAATACGTAAAACGATTCGCCAAAAACGACGTTTACTCACATCACAACAGCAACAGCAAGCTGCGCATCAATTATGTGAACGCGTCCTTAGTCATCCTAAAATCCAACAAGCACATACCCTTGCTTTATTTCTCTCTTTTGACGGTGAAATTGATACATCATATTTAATTTCACAATTATGGGCATTGGAGAAACAGATTTGTTTGCCCGTATTACACCCTTTTCATCGCTACCACCTTCTCTTTTTGCGTTATACACCAACCACTGTTTTAGTAAAAAATCGCTTTGCTATTTCTGAGCCACCTTTAAATGTCAACGCGGTTATTCCTCCCTCTGAGATTGATATTATTTTTACACCGCTAGTGGCTTTTGATGCTCAAGGCCAACGATTAGGTATGGGAGGCGGTTTTTACGATAGAACGTTAGAAAACTGGCAACAAAAATCATTTTATCCAATAGGGCTTGCCCATACTTGCCAGCAAGTTGAACATCTGCCTATCGCAAATTGGGATGTCCCATTACCTGAAATCATTACCCCAGAAAAAATATGGCACTTTTAA